A window of Mycobacteriales bacterium contains these coding sequences:
- a CDS encoding plastocyanin/azurin family copper-binding protein, whose amino-acid sequence MRRTALAAAGLGLLALTACGGGESTSASSDEPTTASGPVVKMPLTQFDPAKISIKTGDTLTWENSNDIGHTLVQGTYEVDAAGQRTSEKDDGTFTLDVKKKGDKVTHTYATAGTFDYYCTIHKAMNGTVTVA is encoded by the coding sequence ATGCGCAGGACTGCACTCGCCGCGGCGGGGCTCGGACTGCTCGCCCTCACCGCCTGCGGTGGTGGCGAGTCGACGAGCGCCAGCTCCGACGAGCCGACCACCGCGTCCGGTCCCGTCGTGAAGATGCCGCTCACCCAGTTCGACCCGGCCAAGATCTCGATCAAGACCGGCGACACGCTCACCTGGGAGAACAGCAACGACATCGGCCACACGCTGGTGCAGGGCACCTACGAGGTCGACGCGGCCGGCCAGCGCACGTCCGAGAAGGACGACGGCACCTTCACCCTCGACGTGAAGAAGAAGGGCGACAAGGTCACCCACACCTACGCCACGGCCGGCACCTTCGACTACTACTGCACGATCCACAAGGCGATGAACGGCACCGTCACCGTCGCCTGA